The Raphanus sativus cultivar WK10039 chromosome 6, ASM80110v3, whole genome shotgun sequence sequence CTTCTTACAACAATTGAGTTATCTCTAGTCATTACCTTCTTGCATTTTAGCAAAGCAAGGAAGGTGAATCTCGAAGATGCAAGATCTATGATTGGACCAACGACGAGGATGAGGTTATTGCTGAAGGTCTCATGTGCTCTTCTAAGCCCAAAGAGATGCTTAACAATATACCTCTAGGTCCCAATGCTGTTAGTATCGAAGTTGTGAAGGTGTTCAATGATCAGGCTTATTTGTGGAGGCCAACCGCTGATATGTTCTTGATTGGTGATGCACTTAGCGAGAAAATAGCATGGCCAGTCCTGAAGGTTGAAGTCATGCCTACACCTGCTACAGAAGTAACACCTACTAAATGTGCAGGCAAGAAAATAGCATCACCTTCGAAACCAGCCAAGAAAAAAGCAGTGGTATGTTGTTAACATgaagttaatttatttatttgtatgatGATTGATGTTGAGTCCTTAATTGATGTTGGAACTTGCTTATGTCGTCTTGTTTGAGTTGTAGAGTCCAGGCAGCACTAGTTCGACCAGAAGTCCGAAGCAGAAGTGTATTCTCTTGGATTGCAACAACTCTGGACGTAAGGTAGCTGAAGGAAGAGTAGCTTCAACGGATCCGAATGAGTTGTGCCACTTTGTACTCCTAGGTCCAAATGCAAGCAAGGTGTGGATTGATGTGGCTAAGATCGATGATGCAAAAGTCTGGAGGCCAAATTCAGAGATTGAATACATATCTGATGCAATGGGTTCGGTTGTGGCATGGCCAAATGACAAAATCAAGTTTGTCTAAACATGTCGTCTGAAACAGTTTTCAAGTTGTTATGTCGGCAATGTATTTCTAGTGTGTGATAGAATTTTAAAGTACTTTTATGATCGGTTAAATCATGTGTAATATTATGTTATGGTTAActgacaaaaacaaatattatgtgTGATATTATGATTAATGGTTGTGTGTGAAAATGTTTAGCTTgttaaaccctataccctaaagtgcataattttacattaaaccataagttttaaaaattaaaaccacaGGTGATAAGACCAAAATtaaaaccatataccctaaagtgaaatccctaaaccctaaagtacAAACATATACCCTATACCCTAATTGTTCTTGATTTCACAATTTTGTTCTTTATAAAAAGGATATTGTAATCTTAATTTCATAAAACTagttagttataaattttataaacactCATTTGttcaaaccctataccctaaagtCTTTGTACATACAAATAAGTAGTAGTGTTTGTGAACATATGAGCTAGATTGATCAATTTTATAAAAGctcacataaaatatttttatgtatacgattttttaaaaaaaaaaattagaatactgatattttaatttttaagatttaatttaatttttttttgcttcgaaatcctatatatatatattaattttaagatttcaaACGAAATTAATATACTGAGCCAATGAGGAGTAACCTCCAAGATTGCAGACGTGGCAAACCATAGGCCGATGGATGTGTTTCGCCAAATTCAATCTTAGCCATTCTTTTTAATTGCACACGGATTAATCCTATACCATTGATTCGTGTTGGTAACTTTGATCTGAGCCGTTCTTTTCTGAACCAATAAGGAGCAACTACTAAGATTGCACTCGGATTAATCATAGACCGTCAGATTGCTCTCCAAATCTTTGATCACAGCCGTTCATTTTTTTCTGTCTCTGTTTGCAGTTGGAAAATTTCAGAACACAACATCTCTCTTTCTGTTTCTGTCTCGCGAGCTTTGAcctaaacaaaccctaaagAAAGCTAAGATCGAACCAGCCGTTCCTGTATTCGCGGATTGAAAGTAAGCAAATGGATAAGACGTGGATTTGGCTTCCAAGGTATAACCTACAATCTCTCGATCTCACTTGTACTCGCCGATTAAAAGAAAGCTAACTTATTTTGTCTGATTCTTGTAGGAATAGCCACGAGTATTCAGAAGGAGCAACTAATTTCGTGAATTCGTCAGCAAGAAGATTGGGAAGTCTTCTTGACATGCTATGCCCTTGTAGAGACTGCCGCAATCTGAGCCATCAGTCACTGGATAAAATTGTGGAGCATTTGGTGATTAGGGGTATGGATAAGAAGTATAAGAGTTCTCGTTGGAGTATTCATGGTGAAAAAAGAGATTCTGCAGAAGACAGTGTACTTCAATGTGAAACAGAGGCATTTGATTTGTTTAAGACAGCATTCTCCATGGACGAAGGTGGTCCAAACCCGACAACTGACAACGAAGATGATGAAGCACCAGAGGAACTTGAGTTTACAAAAAAGCTAAGAGATGCTCAAACGCCATTATACTCGGGTTGTCTCAAGCACACAAAGGTTTCAGCTATCATGGGACTTTACAGATTCAAGGTTAAAAGTGGTGTGTCGGAGAACTACTTTGATCAGCTGTTGGTTTTACTTGAGGATTTGCTACCTGAAGACAATGTTCTTCCCAAGAGTTTAGCTGCAATCAAGAAATTTCTGAAGATCTTTGGGTTCGGCTACGACAATATCCATGCTTGCAAGAATGATTGCATACTGTATAGGAAGGAGTACGAGAACCTACAAAGCTGTCCAAGATGCAAAGTTTCAAGATGGGAAATGGATAAGCACAGTAATGAGATAAAGGTGGGGATTCCGGCAAAGGTCCTAAGATATTTTCCAATCAAGGACAGGTTTAGGAGGATGTTTAGATCAAAGAGGATGGCTGAAGATCTGCGTTGGCACTATACCAATGCCACTGAAGACGGTACAATGCGGCACCCCGTTGATTCTATCTCTTGGGCACAAGTGAATGCTAAATGGCCAGACTTTGCTGCTGATCCACGGAATCTTCGACTTGGGATTTCCACAGATGGGATGAACCCTTTCTCCATGCAAAGCACCAATCACAGCACATGGCCAGTGTTGTTAGTGAACTATAACACGCCTCCAACCATGTGTATGAAGGCTGAGAATATAATGTTGACTTTGTTGATCCCTGGTCCTACTGCTCCTGGTAATAACATAGATGTTTACCTAGCACCACTGATAGACGATCTAAAAGATTTGTGGGCTGAGGGTATTGAAGTGTATGACTCATTTGCGAAGGAGAATTTTAATCTCAGAGCCTTGCTGCTTTGGAGTATCAGTGACTATCCAGCCTTAGGAACACTGTCTGGATGTAAAGTAAAGGGGAAACAAGCCTGCAATGTATGCGGAAAGGATACACCTGCAAGGTGGCTTAAGTTTAGCCGCAAGTTTGTCTACATGGGTAACAGAAGGAGACTACCGCCTGGCCATCGTTACAGATATAAAAAAGCTTGGTTTGACAACACTGTGGAGGAAGTGAATGCGAATAGGATACAAACAGGCGCTGAGATATATGAGACACTACAAGCTTTTACGAATGATTTTGGTAGACCTctagagaaggaaaaaaaaaaggaaaagactagagttggaagatgatgaGAGGGTAGTGGAAGAAGAGTGTGATGAATCAAATGAACTATGGCGGTGGAAGAAGAGATCAATATTCTTTGATCTACCTTACTGGAAGGTAAAGTATAGTAACTGACTTATATTATGTGATTGTTGTATATGAATATGCCTAACAGTTTCTTGTTTAATGTGTTAGGAGTTACCTGTTCGTCACAATATTGATGTTATGCACGTAGAAAAGAATGTGTCTGATGCTATATTGTCTCTGTTGATGCAAAGTGCGAAGTCAAAAGATGGGTTGAAAGCAAGAAAAGACTTAGAAGATATTGGAATCAGAAAGCACTTGCACACAGAGGTGAGGGGAAAGAAAACATACTTACCTCCTGCTGCCTACTGGTTATCGAAGAAAGAGAAGACCATTTTTTGCCAAAGGTTAGCTAAGTTTAGAGGTCCTGATGGTTATTGTGGTAATATTGCGAATTGTGTTTCAGTTAACCCTCCAAATATTGGTAGTTTAAAGTCGCATGATCATCATGTCCTAGTACAGAACTTGTTACCAGCTGCATTAAGAGGGTTGTTACATAGGGGTCCTAGGATAGCCATAAATAGATTATGCAGTTACTTCAATAGGTTGTGTCAGCGCATCATTGACCCAGAGAAACTTATATCCATGGAAACAGAGTTTGTGGAAACAATGTGTCAGCTGGAGCGCTTCTTCCCTCCAGCCCTTTTTGATATCATGTTTCACCTACCAATACATCTATCAAAAGAGGCACGCTTGGGAGGATCAGTTCACTTCCGCTGGATGTATCCCTTTGAAAGGTTTGATTAACTCATTTGCTTTAATATATGCACTTTCCGCAATGATGTTTGACTTATATTCATATTTCCTGAGTTATAGGTACATGAAAACACTAAAGGCTTTTGTGAAGAATTATGCAAGGCCAGAAGCATGTATGGCTGAGGCGTATTTGGCTGGAGAATGCGTTGCATTCTGTTTAGAGTTCCTTAAAGATTCAGTACCAGTTCAAGAAGCAGTTAATCGTAATGAAGATGTCGAGACTGACACAATGGTGGTTGAAGGCCGACCTCTGCAGAAGGGTATAGAGGTTACCCTTTCAGATAAAGATAGAGACATTGCACATCGCTATGTGCTAATCAACATGGCATCTTTGGATCCATTTCTTGAGTAAGTAATTCTCTATGTTTCTTCTACTAGTTTTACTCATAAGTTCATTTTCATATActgttgtttaatttaaaatcaggCATTTGGAAGAGTTGCAAGCAAAGGATGCTCGATTGGCTAGAAATGAAACTTTGTTATGGAAATACCATACTGACCACTTTGCAGAATGGCTTAAAAATAAGGTTTCAAACTCCATATTCTTTTCTTGATTATTTTGATGACTGGTTAGCTTGTATCATGATGCCTGGTTAGCTTGTATCTTGAAGAACATGTCCAGATTTTAGTGAATTGATGTCTGAGTAGCTTATAGCTTGATGAACTGTCtggatttttagtattttgatgaCTGGTTAGCTTGTAGATTGATGATTGGTTTTCTGGTATATATTATCATGTTTTGATTATAATTCAAGTACCTCGGCTTGATGATCATGCTCTGATTTCCTGTCGCAGATTCATTCAGACTCAACAGATAGTCATTCTAAGGAGATAAGGTGGTTGGCATTTGGGCCAAGAAATGTTGCTTTAGCACATAAAGGATTCATCATCAATGGCCAACGGTTTCATACTGATGCGGTCAAGCTGAAGACACAAAACAGTGGAGTAACTTATGAAGCCTTTAGCATGTGTAGATCAAGTGCTCGAGATATGAGACAGGTCGCGGATATGATTACATACTATGGAGTGATAAAGGAGATTTTGGTCATCGACTATCACATGTTCAAAGTGCCACTCTTTAGATGCAACTGGGCAAACACAGCGAATGGTGTGAAGGAAGAAGATGGCTTCACTCTTGTTAACCTTCATATGAACCAAGCAGCCTATTTGAAAGATCCATTCATTCTACCTTCTCAAGCAAAACAGGTTTTCTACTCTAGGGAGGATGATGCTTCAAATTGGTATGTTGTTATGAGAGCACCACCTAGAGGTTATCATGAGTTGGAAACAGAAGAGGATTTAGGTGGTGCTCCTTTACCTGTCCAAGAAGTTGATGATATGGGTGATGAAGCTTCAGATGATGATAGTgtttgtaagacccgaacccggccggctaggccgcggtcgatgcctcacgtcgctcggtccataccctgaccgaaccactcaatttttcgatctttatctatactttcgcctaagggcgaagtctatcttagaccttagcttaagactaccttagtcattccctagcttagatcctttcaacttatgcacagcggaatattatctatcaaccattggtctaaaaccaatctaacactcttcaggtcgaatcaccttagccatgatcagtagacacaactactaccagctccaaggttgatcctgaacctaatccaagtcatacaagtccgaggttccattcccctaatccattctatctagatctatgcaatattgctagatcatacctttgccacatccacggagcttgatagctctttgtctcagctgccttagctgtctagctagctcattcagctagctgaactgaaccacttcacttgaggttcccaactctcttccagctgatcgagctgcgaggtagctttgcctagctcctcctccactcgtccaactcctcattatacctgtataaactctccccttaggtacttagtcattcaaccaaccatccccacaaaccaagtacctttgggaagtcttcagctgcaaaatcaacctcaagcaaacatgctccaaaaactaattaaaattcatgataaatcatgataattcataactaagagaatggtcaagtcagatttctcagaactggcctcgatcatactgatctcgcccatgaacagcccatatggccataactgaccacctctaaatcaatgagataaaactaatctctcaccatgataattcatgataaatacccattaagagatatttgaagtcggatcctaacaattccctcaggaactatcagatctccacttacctgtccaaccaaggccatggagagatttctctgaaccggccactccatggttcagtacctccacgtctgatcaacatataataggattaataatgcccaccagttcctgagtcaatcaaccaaccaccccacatgactcagaactgatgagtcttcacacatacctaaccggccatggaactatgtcccactgaacctgattagtgttgctcttaccactggtgcatcctttgatcaatcagatcagacaccttgatccatcatccatggatcaggtcgtccatccttgcccatgatcagatcacacacagccttccttgtataaacacaccagcacaatacttgtggtccataccaacaagtaccagccttactcctctcctttgcttgctgttggatccaaacgaagtggaccttacactccacatggttcctctgtctctaggactcccatgtgtctcatcagtgggtcggactcatggttcacaccatgatcaaacccaacaccaaaccatgatccatcattgatcactatccaatgaacagcatctaaccatcacccacatggatgagttagatcagttatgatccgcccctttgtccagggtcttggattcctaagacacatcacaatatacattcctcaaggggcgtgccatgcctggccttgatcccaccccaagagacaccacacagacataaacataaacataaacataagtaatcaacacatgttacctcttacttgatcttgctagaccttgggcttccctgatcaggtccggccttgtgcctcttgcacttgtcttaagcaggtcttatcacatacctccagtattgataagatacattcatgggtcgcacccatcatcccttccatggaacttccatgaaaacagtttctgcactgcatccaccttcaaggctgtacatgcctttgggagtagagtccggccttctccattcaattctaaccatttgcgtgtgttaccatgatgtagaggaagcctagggtgtgttcatccatgatcaaacaccacccaagggtcgtgcatcacttcccacttcagttcccatgaaactgcctttctacacaccactgccttcAAGGCTGTCTCCACCATTGGAAGTGCATTCcggccctccatcttctctcctgGCTATTTGAATGTGTAGTatggatgtagaggaagcccatggcgtggcaaacatcaatcaaaacacaccagagggtcgttcacaactcccctcttgattgccatcaaaactgcctctttgctgccttcatcccactcttggggttggatgttgccatccgactttctctctgttttctctggtttttctttgtgtttcaggaagaagaatgaagccctcacgtgcctgcaaaggcacggacttgcccttgtatttatagaaaaggaatggtcacctttccaaaggttgcaccctttcggtatcatttctggccattgatttaatcaatggtccagatcacacctgttcgcctatggcagttaccagacgtccttgacatgcctaactgctcctagacatgtcacacacaagccttagctggttgcccaagcccctggttcaaccacaagtgcccaccggctcaccggcacacccgggtggtccacatggtccgaccactgtccggacctggcccaactgcccaagacttgaacactcagtctagctgagttgagctgatccccagctgacccagctgagtgagctagttcatccagctcagggagctgacacactcttcagtgagctacactgagctgcactacacttcatctagctggtcgagcttgctcactgcatcgcccagctgccatacactttgtacagctcctttatacttgtctccttcttggtttagctatatcttagcttcctgatgcccttaaccttacttccaggccatgatacccttgtgtttaggtcacatgacctgactggtgcgtctccttgcaccatggtcgatcctaaggatcatatccatgatcagggacatgacaagtctcccccacttagaatggattcgtcctcgaatccagtggtgctTACATCCCATAACAAGACAAAGGTTCCAACTGAACTCtttgcatcatcatccttgttcattttcactgatcacctttttgatcaatgtatgaacaagtctcccccacttggacggaactcacttgattccgaaccaagtggtcttctctttttacatatcacaccataacagacttgtgtcactgaactcaactttccaagttgcagtctagtatacaccaagtcaattattctctgagcctagtccatgactagatcattttcagtccttaagaacttactgcatactcgagtcttagtagatttacccaatctctAAGCTACTcaatgtatcagtcaagtcttaaagaactcgatcacattccagtcctgtccactccgggactccaccgtctcaatccaaccataggtcaatctccgacttggttgtgctgcgaccctcgtccctcactggacttagtcgaccTCATCTCAGCCATCTCGGCTGGTGCCAAACgatacggacttttggacattgggaccgttcccgGTTCTAGTTCGATCATGCTCGGGTCAGCCCCTGCAGAAGGCACATCCTgcagcgcccgaaacacatccttgaactcttgaaccaactgaatcctcgtccgggctaccaccccctacaacctccttagtgttaatggtcgccaaccaggcctcatgaccacctctcagcatattttccacctggaccgctgagatcactaagcatccagaggttggtcggatccttggaatctgatcgggggtccacacccactctcaaacagcacccttccccggtgacagtctaaggtggcccgattctttccaagaccaatccatccctaagatcactttatgattcttaaggctaaccacaatcagatccacagGCATCGCCCTTTCTTGGATCATCACTGGGATGTCCCTAACAAGGCCTAGTGAatgcatcctttggcctccggccgcactcACTATCCCGGGATCATCCCCTATACCAATGCAAACAACCCCTTTccgatcatatctggactcacaaacggtgtgtagctccagtatcgaaAGGTACGTTGATTCCACACCActgatcattaagtacctagatgagtaagacatcggtttgatcacacatttggaaaacgtcccataccattctccaaagtgtaacacttctgtgaatgtcccataccattcacaagagtgtttataatatacctcaatccccatcatactaagccacttaacatcatatacccaatccattcaaattgatctaaggaatcctaccttggctTATACCGAGTCCCAGTATACTAGCCCTGTAGtgtctcccttaaaccaacttgaacctcgcaaatgctcacttgttttgaacggccaccaaggatacacttacccccaaagagtgctgcacgtttctttcgacctaagccactctcaggttcatgttacttccctggtccagtCATCCATACAAGATCTTGCActgcatcgatccgtccaacccgtctattatttccagataactagatcaaccaaccttctgtttcaggatcttgcccttggagagtgcatcttggccaagctggttcaccttggaactttcccgttcacaagcatgatcccctatcttgcctcagctccctcttggctcacctagtaaggttccatggtcatctcagtttccagaaataatttcggtttggaacacaatacctttgagcagtgagttgagctgaagttacaacccaatcagaacctccactcatctgcctcaaaaggatccacactacctgagaaatactttgttctcatctgagctatgtgctccagcaccctcaggtagtccactaaccaagctgTCCTAGCTGGTagatcaatctagaccacctcagctactggcccagcttgatcattagctgctgaaacagctgcccaatcaaccggttagtcctctcattgtttgcaacaattgtttggatcagcccggttcacatcacaagaggattcaacttccccttccagctgcagctcagctctcccccactagaacctcagtagggttgagctgacttacagtcaatccagcttcattgttaacttcctccagctgagtcaacaataaaactggtgcattaatcacatcagcatctacttgtccggatgcatgggtgaacaaccacaacccaatgatcctagaatcaagcatgctctgataccaacttgtaagacccgaacccggccggctaggccgcggtcgatgcctcacgtcgctcggtccataccctgaccgaaccactcaatttttcgatctttatctatactttcgcctaagggcgaagtctatcttagaccttagcttaagactaccttagtcattccctagcttagatcctttcaacttatgcacagcggaatattatctatcaaccattggtctaaaaccaatctaacactttcaggtcgaatcaccttagccatgatcagtagacacaactactaccagctccaaggttgatcctgaacctaatccaagtcatacaatccgaggttccattcccctaaccattctatctagatctatgcaatattgctagatcatacctttgccacatccacggagcttgatagctctttgtctcagctgccttagctgtctagctagctcattcagctagctgaactgaaccacttcacttgaggttcccaactctcttccagctgatcgagctgcgaggtagctttgcctagctcccctccactcgtccaactcctcattatacctgtataaactctccccttaggtacttagtcattcaaccaaccatccccacaaaccaagtacctttgggaagtcttcagctgcaaaatcaacctcaagcaaacatgctccaaaaactaattaaaattcatgataaatcatgataattcataactaagagaatggtcaagtcagatttctcagaactggcctcgatcatactgatctcgcccatgaacagcccatatggccataactgaccacctctaaatcaatgagataaaactaatctctcaccatgataattcatgataaatacccattaagagatatttgaagtcggatcctaacaattccctcaggaactatcagatctccacttacctgtccaaccaaggccatggagagatttctctgaaccggccactccatggttcagtacctccacgtctgatcaacatataataggattaataatgcccaccagttcctgagtcaatcaaccaaccaccccacatgactcagaactgatgagtcttcacacatacctaaccggccatggaactatgtcccactgaacctgattagtgttgctcttaccactggtgcatcctttgatcaatcagatcagacaccttgatccatcatccatggatcaggtcgtccatccttgcccatgatcagatcacacacagccttccttgtataaacacaccagcacaatacttgtggtccataccaacaagtaccagccttactcctctcctttgcttgctgttggatccaaacgaagtggaccttacactccacatggttcctctgtctctaggactcccatgtgtctcatcagtgggtcggactcatgggtcggactcatggttcacaccatgatcaaacccaacaccaaaccatgatccatccttgatcactatccaatgaacagcatctaaccatcaccccacatggatgagttagatcagttatgatccgcccctttgtccagggtcttggattcctaagacacatcacaatatacattcctcaaggggcgtgccatgcctggccttgatcccaccccaagagacaccacacagacataaacataaacataaacataagtaatcaacacatgttacctcttacttgatcttgctagaccttgggcttccctgatcaggtccggccttgtgcctcttgcacttgtcttaagcaggtcttatcacatacctccagtattgataagatacattcatgggtcgcacccatcatcccttccatggaacttccatgaaaacagtttctgcactgcatccaccttcaaggctgtacatgcctttgggagtagagtccggccttctccattcaattctaaccatttgcgtgtgttaccatgatgtagaggaagcctagggtgtgttcatccatgatcaaacaccacccaagggtcgtgcatcacttcccacttcagttcccatgaaactgcctttctacacaccactgccttcAAGGCTGTCTCCACCATTGGAAGTGCATTCcggccctccatcttctctcctgGCTATTTGAATGTGTAGTatggatgtagaggaagcccatggcgtggcaaacatcaatcaaaacacaccagagggtcgttcacaactcccctcttgattgccatcaaaactgcctctttgctgccttcatcccactcttggggttggatgttgccatccgactttctctctgttttctctggtttttctttgtgtttcaggaagaagaatgaagccctcacgtgcctgcaaaggcacggacttgcccttgtatttatacaaaaggaatggtcacctttccaaaggttgcaccctttcggtatcatttctggccattgatttaatcaatggtccagatcacacatgttcgcctatggcagttaccagacgtccttgacatgcctaactgctcctagacatgtcacacacaagccttagctggttgcccaagcccctggt is a genomic window containing:
- the LOC130495636 gene encoding uncharacterized protein LOC130495636; translation: MDKTWIWLPRNSHEYSEGATNFVNSSARRLGSLLDMLCPCRDCRNLSHQSLDKIVEHLVIRGMDKKYKSSRWSIHGEKRDSAEDSVLQCETEAFDLFKTAFSMDEGGPNPTTDNEDDEAPEELEFTKKLRDAQTPLYSGCLKHTKVSAIMGLYRFKVKSGVSENYFDQLLVLLEDLLPEDNVLPKSLAAIKKFLKIFGFGYDNIHACKNDCILYRKEYENLQSCPRCKVSRWEMDKHSNEIKVGIPAKVLRYFPIKDRFRRMFRSKRMAEDLRWHYTNATEDGTMRHPVDSISWAQVNAKWPDFAADPRNLRLGISTDGMNPFSMQSTNHSTWPVLLVNYNTPPTMCMKAENIMLTLLIPGPTAPGNNIDVYLAPLIDDLKDLWAEGIEVYDSFAKENFNLRALLLWSISDYPALGTLSGCKVKGKQACNVCGKDTPARWLKFSRKFVYMGNRRRLPPGHRYRYKKAWFDNTVEERRKKKRKRLELEDDERVVEEECDESNELWRWKKRSIFFDLPYWKELPVRHNIDVMHVEKNVSDAILSLLMQSAKSKDGLKARKDLEDIGIRKHLHTEVRGKKTYLPPAAYWLSKKEKTIFCQRLAKFRGPDGYCGNIANCVSVNPPNIGSLKSHDHHVLVQNLLPAALRGLLHRGPRIAINRLCSYFNRLCQRIIDPEKLISMETEFVETMCQLERFFPPALFDIMFHLPIHLSKEARLGGSVHFRWMYPFERYMKTLKAFVKNYARPEACMAEAYLAGECVAFCLEFLKDSVPVQEAVNRNEDVETDTMVVEGRPLQKGIEVTLSDKDRDIAHRYVLINMASLDPFLEHLEELQAKDARLARNETLLWKYHTDHFAEWLKNKIHSDSTDSHSKEIRWLAFGPRNVALAHKGFIINGQRFHTDAVKLKTQNSGVTYEAFSMCRSSARDMRQVADMITYYGVIKEILVIDYHMFKVPLFRCNWANTANGVKEEDGFTLVNLHMNQAAYLKDPFILPSQAKQVFYSREDDASNWYVVMRAPPRGYHELETEEDLGGAPLPVQEVDDMGDEASDDDSPSQGDTTPRVAIQRREWRYNAESSTRAVL